One Chloroflexota bacterium genomic region harbors:
- a CDS encoding type II toxin-antitoxin system VapC family toxin gives MGRLTVAKLCELHRKVGLDSNVLIYIIEQVAPWNERADELVDAIETGAAVASLSSLALAEILSGPSRAGDLAQMERYEAEIRDIPGLAVESIGSDVAGDAAVIHGVRGMSLADAIHLASARAAGATVFVTNDRRIRGSAKLEVVYLDDLVPPAE, from the coding sequence ATGGGAAGACTGACAGTCGCAAAGCTGTGCGAGCTGCATCGGAAGGTCGGGCTCGACAGCAACGTCCTCATCTACATCATTGAGCAGGTCGCACCGTGGAATGAGCGTGCCGACGAGCTCGTGGATGCCATCGAGACCGGAGCGGCGGTGGCGTCCCTTTCCTCATTGGCTCTGGCAGAGATCCTCAGTGGCCCGTCCCGGGCCGGCGACCTGGCGCAGATGGAGCGGTATGAAGCCGAGATTCGGGACATCCCGGGCCTGGCCGTTGAGTCCATCGGTTCGGACGTGGCCGGTGACGCAGCCGTCATCCACGGTGTCCGGGGCATGTCGTTGGCGGACGCCATTCACCTCGCGAGCGCCAGGGCAGCAGGCGCCACGGTCTTCGTCACCAACGACCGCAGGATTCGAGGCAGTGCCAAGCTCGAGGTCGTCTATCTCGACGACCTCGTCCCGCCGGCGGAATGA
- a CDS encoding AbrB/MazE/SpoVT family DNA-binding domain-containing protein, translated as MLSVKVSTKHQISVPSAARRALGIKAGDRLTVVIRDDEIALRPRPPRAVERLRGLGGGYYGDDPVAYIRALRDEWED; from the coding sequence ATGCTAAGCGTGAAGGTAAGTACTAAGCATCAGATCTCCGTGCCCAGCGCGGCACGACGCGCGCTCGGGATCAAGGCGGGCGATCGGCTTACCGTCGTGATCCGCGACGATGAGATCGCACTCCGGCCCCGTCCTCCTCGTGCGGTGGAGCGGCTGCGAGGGCTGGGTGGCGGTTACTACGGGGATGACCCGGTGGCCTACATCCGCGCCCTCCGTGATGAATGGGAAGACTGA
- a CDS encoding sigma-70 family RNA polymerase sigma factor, whose amino-acid sequence MVGDSLTEAREVGTRAAAFRELADRHLNASYRVAYAILGNAAEAQDATHDAFVQAWRRWSTLRDPARFEQWFSRILVNTCRNRLKRTTRWRMQDLSGQLSLEQENAFDLANERDVMAGALAGLSADHRLVVTLRYYRDLTINEIARQLGIRPGTVNSRLHYALKRLRAALEEADAKETVR is encoded by the coding sequence ATGGTCGGCGACTCGCTCACGGAGGCACGCGAGGTCGGGACTCGCGCGGCCGCCTTCCGGGAATTGGCCGACCGGCACCTGAACGCCAGCTACCGCGTGGCCTACGCGATCCTGGGGAACGCGGCCGAAGCACAGGACGCCACCCACGATGCATTCGTCCAGGCCTGGCGACGGTGGTCGACGCTGCGTGATCCAGCCAGATTCGAGCAATGGTTCTCCCGGATCCTGGTCAACACGTGCCGGAACCGCCTCAAGCGGACGACGAGATGGCGGATGCAGGACCTCTCCGGGCAGCTCTCCCTCGAGCAGGAGAACGCATTCGACCTGGCCAACGAACGGGATGTAATGGCCGGCGCCTTAGCCGGCCTATCGGCGGATCACCGCCTGGTCGTGACACTGCGCTACTACCGAGACCTGACCATCAACGAGATCGCCAGGCAGTTGGGCATTCGTCCCGGCACCGTGAACTCTCGACTCCACTACGCGCTCAAGCGGCTTCGCGCGGCGCTTGAGGAAGCCGACGCCAAGGAGACGGTCCGATGA